The stretch of DNA AAGACAGGCAAGCGGTAAAGTCTTAAATAGTATATCCAAGGTCATTCCCACACTTTTTGGAGGGTCTGCGGACCTTTCCGAATCCAACAATACATACCTTCATGAAGAAGGAGATTTTCCAAAGGGTAGAAATCTACACTTTGGCGTCAGAGAGCACGCCATGGGTACCATTCTAAACGGTATGGCATACCACGGAGGGGTGCTACCCTACGGTGGGACCTTTTTGGTGTTCTCTGACTACATGAGACCATCCATAAGAATGGCAGCCCTTTCTAAACTACAGGTAGTGTATGTTTTTACTCACGACTCAATCGGATTGGGAGAGGATGGCCCCACCCATCAACCGGTGGAACAGTTATCATCCCTTAGGCTCATTCCTAACCTTTTTGTTCTTAGACCGGCTGATGCCAACGAAGTTAGCGTGGCATGGCAGATAGCCATAGAAAGAAAGGAAGGACCTACAGCTATTGTTCTAACAAGACAGAAGCTCCCTCTCATAGACAGGCAAAAGTATTCTTCCCACTGGGAGTGTCTAAAAGGTGCTTATGTATTGGCAGATGGAGGAGAGGAAACTCAAGTGGTAATTTTTGCTTCTGGCTCGGAAGTGCATCCAGCTTTGAAAGCCAAGCAGATCTTAGAAGAGAAGGGCATAAAAGTTAGCGTGGTAAATGTCTTTTCCTTTGAACTTTTTGAAACTCAGCCAGAAGAGTATAAGAGAAAAGTTCTTATGCGGAATGTAAAAAAGAGGGTGGCGGTAGAGGCGGGAAGAGGCTTAGTCTGGCATAAATTCGTAGGTATGGACGGATTGATAATAAGCATGGAAGAGTTTGGTAAATCCGCACCGGGAGAAAAACTTATGGAACATTTTGGGTTTGTAGGAGAAGAAATAGCAAGGAGGATAGAAAGGTGGCTATAGATAAAGAAAAGATTGAAAGAGCCGTAAGGCTTTTCTTAGAAGCCATAGGAGAAGATCCAGATAGAGAGGGTTTAAAGGAAACACCTAATAGAGTGGCGCGCATGTGGGAAGAGTTTGACAAACAAAGAAACTTTGACTTCAAACTCTTTGAAGAGTTTGGAGATTACAACGAAATGGTTTTGGTAAGAGATATAACCGTATATAGCCTGTGCGAGCATCATCTACTGCCTTTTTTTGGAAAAGCCCATATAGCCTACATACCTCAAGGTATAGTTTGCGGACTGTCCAAGTTGGTAAGGGCTGTCAGAGCCTTTGCCTTAAGACCCCAGGTTCAAGAAAGACTAACCAATCAAATAGCTGACTTTCTCATGGAACAACTAAAACCTAAGGGCGTGGCCGTGGTCTTAGAAATGGAGCATCTGTGTATGTCTATGAGAGGGGTAATGTCTCCCGGCCATCTGACCACAACCTCTGCACTAAGAGGTGTTTTCCTATCAGATCTACGGACAAGGGAAGAATTCTTGAAACTTATACAAAAGACCAGATCATGAAGGCTAGGCTTTTTGTAGAGAAGATGTATAAGCAAGGACGCATACCTAATGCTATTCTTTTTTACGGTAAAGAAGGTATAGGCAAAAGGGAAATTGCCTCTGAACTTGCCCAAGCTATCTTGTGCTTAAAAAACCAGTATCCACCCTGTGGTAGTTGTACCTCCTGCACACTGATCAAGGACTTTTTTTCCACACCCGAGGAGAAACTGAGAGTTTTTGGAGAGTCCTCCTACGGTAAAGAGATTTTTTTGTATCTCCAAGGAGATCATCCAGACTTCATATGTATAAAGCCCGAAAAGACAGAAATAAAAGTGGATCAAATAAGAGCTTTAAAGGATTTTGTCTATATCAGACCAGCCCTTTCTAATAAAAAGGTCGTCCTCATCCAAAATGCGGAGACTATGAACCTCTATGCACAGAATGCTTTACTTAAGGTATTGGAAGAGCCTCCAGCTGATACCTTTTTCATATTAGTATGCAACAATTTACACAAGATCTTACCAACTATAAAGTCAAGGTGCTTTTTGTTAGAGATCCCCCCTCTAACGATGGACGAATTAACCAAAAGAACTGGGATAACTGACCCAACACTTTTAGAGCTTGCGGATGGAAGTCTAAAACTTTTAAATCAGATAAAGGAAAAAGAAGATCTTGTAAAAACTGCATTGAATTTCTTAAGCGGGGATATAATGACTGTATACAATATAGCTAACAAATTAGACAATCTAAGCGAAGAAGATCAAATGCTGTTTCTCAAGGTCCTTACCTTTCTAATTCACAAAAAGTATTTGAAAGAAAAAGACGATAGTTATAAACTAATATTGGATAGGCTGTATTCAACTATGGAATATTTGGGAAGAGGATTAAACCTTACATTGTTGATGTTTTATATTTACTTGGAAGGAGGTAATAACCTTGCTTTACATAAAGGCTCGCTTCAAGGATACAAGGAAGATTACGCAGGTTGACGGCGTTAATGAAGAGTTAAGTCGGGGCGATCTAATAGTAGTCAATTCGGAAAAGGGGGAGGAAATCGTAGAAGTTCTGGGTTATTCAAAAGAGAGTTCGTCCTCAAGAGTGTCCTTTGTACGAAGGGCTAACGAAGAAGATATAGCTAATGCAGAGGAGAACGAAAAAAAGGCGCAAGAAGTGCATGAATTGTGTAAGGATAAGATAAGGCAGTACAACCTCGGCATGAAGCTTCTCAAAACATACATACCACTTGATAAGTCTAAAGTCTTCTTTTACTACACTGCTGAGCAGAGGGTCGATTTTAGACCTTTGGTGAGGGACCTTGCAAAGGTTGTAAAAAAACGTATAGAAATGCGGCAGGTTGGAGTTAGGGATGCAGTTCAGATGATGGGTTGGGTTGGAAACTGTGGCAACGACACATGCTGTGCAAAATTTACAGAGAAGTTTGAATCTGTTTACGTCTATGACATACACAATCAGAACCTCCCCCTTTCTCCTTCTAAATTCACAGGTCCCTGTGGAAGACTTCTGTGCTGTCTGGCGTACGAAAGGGACAATTACTTAGTAAAGGAAATCTTACCAGAAATTGGAACACCTCTTTGTTATCAAGGTAAAGAATTCAGGCTTGCCTTTGTAGATCCTATTCAAGAGTATGCTATGTTAGAGGCTGATGACAAAAAAGTTCGTGTGCCCTTAGAGGAGATCTTGCCCTTCGGTTATAAAAAGTCCTTGGAAAATTGTAGAAAATGTCCCACGTGTTGCAGAAGAATAAACTTAGACTATGAGGCTTTTGCAGGAACTCAGGAGTGATTTAAACAGATTATACCTTTTTGAGTTGGACGATGGTTTAAGAGTGGAGTCAGTTTTTTATAGGGGGGACACACTTTGTATCTCTTCACAGGTAGGTTGCGCCATAGGTTGTCCTTTTTGTCTTTCGGGCTCAAAGGGACTTTTTAGAAACCTAAGCTACGAGGAGATATATTTACAGTATAAGCTTCTGAAGGAAAGGCTCCCAATAAAAAGGATAGCCATCGCAGGAATAGGCGAACCTCTTATGAACTATCAAAATGTAGAACAGGCTTTCTGGGCTTTTAAAAAAGATGGCGTAAAGGTTTCCTTTTATACCACTGGCTTTCCAACAGACAAGCTTTTAAACCTTCTAAACCTTCCACACAACGGCATAACAATATCCATTCACACCTTAGACGAAGAAAAAAGAAAATACCTACTACCCCACGCAGGAAGTCTTAAGACCCTTTTGGATGTCTTAAAAACTCATCTGAGAGTTCTAAGCAAACGCAAAAAGAAAAAAATAGGTTTGGCTTACTTGTTACTGAAAGGTATTAACGATTCGCAGGAGGAGCTTTTAGAATTTGCTAAGCTTGTAAAGGCTTTAGGTGTGAATGCGGTTTTGCTGTATTACAATACAACCAATGCAAACTTTGTTCAAATGTCGCCAGAAGAATACGAAAAACACTTTTTTCTACTAAAATCTCAGGATGTAAGAGTCACTCTATCCACAAGGTACAGGAAGGATAAGCTGGGCGGGTGTGGAACGCTTTTGATCAATCGGTCTTTATGAGGTCTCCGATGATCTCCTCTGAGTCTCCCTTTGTCACGCAGCCCAAGGGTAATACCTGGACCTTAACCACGCCCTTCTTGAGCATCCCCAGCTTTTCCGCAGCGGACTTTGAAAGGTCTATTATCCTTCCTCTCTTGTAAGGCCCTCTGTCATTTATCCTGACCACCACTTCCTTGCCGTTTTCAAGATTTCTAACCAGCACGTAAGAGTGCATATCAAAGCGCTTTGACGCAGCGGTATATTTATACTTGTCAAAC from Thermocrinis sp. encodes:
- the ricT gene encoding regulatory iron-sulfur-containing complex subunit RicT, encoding MLYIKARFKDTRKITQVDGVNEELSRGDLIVVNSEKGEEIVEVLGYSKESSSSRVSFVRRANEEDIANAEENEKKAQEVHELCKDKIRQYNLGMKLLKTYIPLDKSKVFFYYTAEQRVDFRPLVRDLAKVVKKRIEMRQVGVRDAVQMMGWVGNCGNDTCCAKFTEKFESVYVYDIHNQNLPLSPSKFTGPCGRLLCCLAYERDNYLVKEILPEIGTPLCYQGKEFRLAFVDPIQEYAMLEADDKKVRVPLEEILPFGYKKSLENCRKCPTCCRRINLDYEAFAGTQE
- a CDS encoding DNA polymerase III subunit delta'; this translates as MKARLFVEKMYKQGRIPNAILFYGKEGIGKREIASELAQAILCLKNQYPPCGSCTSCTLIKDFFSTPEEKLRVFGESSYGKEIFLYLQGDHPDFICIKPEKTEIKVDQIRALKDFVYIRPALSNKKVVLIQNAETMNLYAQNALLKVLEEPPADTFFILVCNNLHKILPTIKSRCFLLEIPPLTMDELTKRTGITDPTLLELADGSLKLLNQIKEKEDLVKTALNFLSGDIMTVYNIANKLDNLSEEDQMLFLKVLTFLIHKKYLKEKDDSYKLILDRLYSTMEYLGRGLNLTLLMFYIYLEGGNNLALHKGSLQGYKEDYAG
- a CDS encoding septal ring lytic transglycosylase RlpA family protein, producing MGWIIGLFLAVAFTMANECLPIEGYASWYGGKFHGRKASSGEMFDKYKYTAASKRFDMHSYVLVRNLENGKEVVVRINDRGPYKRGRIIDLSKSAAEKLGMLKKGVVKVQVLPLGCVTKGDSEEIIGDLIKTD
- a CDS encoding radical SAM protein, giving the protein MRLLQELRSDLNRLYLFELDDGLRVESVFYRGDTLCISSQVGCAIGCPFCLSGSKGLFRNLSYEEIYLQYKLLKERLPIKRIAIAGIGEPLMNYQNVEQAFWAFKKDGVKVSFYTTGFPTDKLLNLLNLPHNGITISIHTLDEEKRKYLLPHAGSLKTLLDVLKTHLRVLSKRKKKKIGLAYLLLKGINDSQEELLEFAKLVKALGVNAVLLYYNTTNANFVQMSPEEYEKHFFLLKSQDVRVTLSTRYRKDKLGGCGTLLINRSL
- the folE gene encoding GTP cyclohydrolase I FolE, translated to MAIDKEKIERAVRLFLEAIGEDPDREGLKETPNRVARMWEEFDKQRNFDFKLFEEFGDYNEMVLVRDITVYSLCEHHLLPFFGKAHIAYIPQGIVCGLSKLVRAVRAFALRPQVQERLTNQIADFLMEQLKPKGVAVVLEMEHLCMSMRGVMSPGHLTTTSALRGVFLSDLRTREEFLKLIQKTRS